The window ATTACAGTGAACATTTTTGTTGCTCCTGAAgtaaatggagtaattggtcTCTTACTAATTAACAGTAACTCTTATATAGTATTTGGATCTTTTTAATTGACCCTGAATGCTTGGTTCTTTATAATAAATAGAACTCGTGTTTAATTGATTTATGAAGTGCTCAGAAGGTAAAATGTGAAGTTTTAATGGTGTTACGTACTCAATAGTGTTATTTGGACTGTTAGTAGTTTCTTGTGAATTTCTATCATGTATTCAAATTCCCCCTAAATGTCTTAAGGACTTTTAATGGAAATATGTAGTCATCGTTTTCGTTTCTGGTGGAGCTGATGgcaacatgattttttttatcttgaaCCTAATTTCTGTTTCATTATTTTGAAGAGGATATTATAGTCAGATTTTTATTTCTGCAGGTTGAAGACCCTTCAAATTCCATGGGCTATACATCTGCTGCGTTTCATCCAGATGGTCTCATCCTTGGGACAGGCACCACCGAAGCTACTGTTAGAATTTGGGATGTGAAGAGTCGGGTATGTAGAAACTGTGTTAGGAGACCAGAACTTACGTTTTCAGATATTCTGTTCCCTTTTCTTAAAGCcactttctcttctttattttattaccCTACAGGGAAATGTTGCCAACTTTGATGGTCACACTGGGGCAGTAACAGCCATATCTTTCTCAGAAAATGGTTACTTCCTTGCAGTAAGCACTTATCCAAATTTGTTCATTAGCTTGATGGCTGTGAATTCTGTAATCTGATTTATGTTTTAACTGCAGACTGCTGCACATGATGGTGTTAAGTTGTGGGATCTGCGCAAATTGAAGAACTTCCGATCATTTGAATTATATGATCAAGACACACCAACTAACTCTGGTATGTAATATCTTTTTAAGAGACCCCTGCATGGCTATATAAGTAGCTTGTCTCCTATTGGCTCACTCTCAGGAGCAAGCAATATTTCTGatttttttgacataataCTCCCATTTACTGTTTTGTCTAGTAAACTAGTTTTTCCTATATACTCCTGGCTTTCCTCAGTAGCAACTTCCgatttaaaacataaattagAAAGTGAATGAACAAAGTGCACTTTCTTGTGTTCAGAGTTGGCAATAATGAAGAGCTAGGTTTAGCAGCACAGCTTTaattctgttttcttttttttcagtGGATTTCGACCATAGTGGAACTTACCTTGCAATTGCAGGCTCAGATATAAGGTAGGTGCTCTTAAGGCCTCTGTATACAGTCTTGGCATAGGATAGTTCTCTGGACAAAAACTTCAATTGGATTTACGGTCTGTTGTATGTAAATGAAATTTCAATAGAATGCTTATGAAACTGTCtggagatttttttttttgtgataaTTGGACACGtcttaactaaaatttaaagaattattaaTAGTACACTTGTCAGAAATCTTGTGtccttcctttctctcttgtCTCACAGGCTCATCTtctccattatattatttcaaaatttcttttcccATGTTACTTGTTGGTACTGATTTAATTTTGTGCTTCCAGAGTTTACCAAGTTGGCAGCGTCAAAGCAGACTGGACTTGCATCAAAACTTTACCTGATTTGTCTGGCACAGGTTCGTCTTCTCTTCCCTCaagtatattattatttctgaTTGTCAGTTGAAGTTGAAGTGCCTTATTCTTGTCTATTTGCAGGTAGAGCAACTTGTGTAAAATTTGGTCCAGATGCAAGGTACTTGGCGGTGGGATCAATGGATCGCAACCTCCGCATATTCGGCCTTCCTGAAGATGATGCTTCAGCTGAGTCATAAAAGGCCTTCTGTTTGACATATATGGGAGAAGTCCTGGTCCTGAACACCCTTGCAATTGCTAATTGTGACTGTTATTGTTTCATGGTTGAAGTTAAACGCCAGATTTTGAGGTCCATTTAAACCTTAGTTTTGTGCTTTTGAGGCTAGGGCATGAATGTCTTCTACCAGTTTTGGCCAGTCCTTTCCTCCAGCAAGTGTATGTGCCGGTGTATCAGCTAAATCtttgaagaaatgaaaagcCAGTCGATCATGTCACTTTATCGGAGAGaacatagagacaattttCAACTCTAGATTTGTAAACGTCACTAATGGGATTTTCCTCTACTAGCCTACGCTTGATTGGaactttattttaaatttttgttattgtgtAGCCATCTTAACTGTTTATTTGTATGCTCTGAGTGGATGGTTCTGTTCTTCTTATGAGCCACTATTCATGCTGGCTAATCAGGCTAGACTCGCTTTCCCTCACCCTGTGGTAATCACAGGGGATGTAGCATCGTCCACCAACAATTCCCCATTGTCATTGATAGTTTACTCGCCTGAATAATCATGCGTTTTGGGAGAATGGATCTTCCACGGTTGCCTTAGATGACTTTATCAAATACAACTGAGGTACACGTCCAAAAAGAAAGTGAATCACGGCACTCCGATTGACACTTCGAGAATAACTTATCCAAAACCCTATAATTTAACCTGCAAGCAATTTGCCATTACATGCAATCTTAGCCCAAAACTGAGGGCAAGGAAGGGATGGTACAAAGTCAAAGAATAAAGAATGGCGACATAAATACTTCCTCAATGATACAAGAATTACACATGAGCTACAAATCTCAGCCTTCCTTCAGTTAGAAGTATTGTGATGCATGCGTGAATCCCCAAAGCTGCACAGTTAGAAGCACATGCAATACAAATATACCATCAGACAATGGGTTAAAAAGGGCAAAAACCTGTAAAAGTTTCAACTTGATAAATCTGAAGGAAAGATGATTGCTCCAAAAATGTAAACAGGATATCGACGAGAAATGCACAGGGATTCCTTGTAAATGATACTCCAACTCATTGTTCAATTCAATCAGCATCCTATCAGATAGTCACTCGTGTTTTCATCTTAAACTCAATGTTGGGATATAGATAAACCAGAAACTGAAATTTGTCAAAGGAAACTAAAATTACCTCGACATTCTTTAGCTCAAAGTCTTCATTATGAGCCAAACATAAGTTTCCAAATGTTTCACAAGGTCCACTAGTTCCATTTAATCTATTGTAATGAGAAAATCACAATCATGAGAAgagaatataaaatatttaccaGAAAAGACTAGTTGGCAGAACTCTAAAAGGGAAAACTGCAAATTCGAACTTACAGATCTCCATCCAAGCACAAAGCAAAATTACCACCACCACCCAGTGCTAACAAGTCATTCAAACACATATAATAATAACGATTGGCACCTGTTTAGATAAATATGACACAAGATCAGAATCCATAATTGCATGGAAAATCATTCAACATCATCTAAAGCAAAATAAACCATGTCAACATCAGCTCAAGCAAACTAAATCCATATCTTTCAAACAGCATGCATACAGTAAATCAATCTTTCTCTTTATCTATCTCACTGTTACATGTGTAGGCAGTGAGTACCCATTTCTCTTGACATGTTCACTATCTAAGATATAAGATACATTAAATACTTCAACAAAGTTGCATACCGGTTGGTCTAAACAGCCTTGGTTCACCATATATGGTTGTGAATACAAATGTCTGGTTTGTTCCCTGACACAAACGACAGAAATCTAATAAGGTGGCTGAATCATACTTTACTTAGTGAGAAATGAAAGGACATAGAGAAACATGGCAAACATGCAAAGAATCAGAAAGACAAAGCAAGtcatcatttaaataaaactataTTCATAACGTGAACAGCCTCTTAGCTTACTTGATATTTTCTCTTTGGTGTAGGTTTCAAGGGGCATTCTAGCATTGCACCAAAGACAGCTCCTTGCCTATCTCCAGTAATCTAAAATTTGTACAACAGCATGCAAATAATCCCAAGGtattaaaaactaattaagCATTGTAAAATTCAGATAGACAACCTCTAATGACAATCGCACTCGTTAATATATAAACATCAGCATACCAGCAAACAAGGACCAGGAAGCTCAGCACTCTTACGAATAAGCGTACGAAGTGATATACCATCTTTCAACGTACTGCCCTTCATTTGAAAGAGTAAATACCAAATCAAGATCCAAAACCAAATGTACAAAAGCAGCTTTCACCAAGGAACTGCAGAGTTTATTGCAAGACTTACCTATACAACAACACCCATTGACACCCTTTAACAATATTGGGAAGGGAAGACACCAAGAATTCATACAAATCACAGTTAACAAACACAGATTCATCAGCGAGATTTGGTGAAGACTTTACTGGACTCTGTTGCTCTCTTGCTTCTTGAAATTCATCGGAATCACTGCTGCTCCTTTCAGAGGCACGGTCCTTTTCCTCACCACGAGGACTAACTGTTTGCTTAATGTCATTATCTGTCCAATTGCTCTTCTTATCTTGACAAACCTTTTTTATGTCTTCACTGGTATAAATATCGGTGTATTCTTCACATCTATCCAGGGGATCATCTTGCACCTCAAATGTCTTATTTTTCCATCTAACAGGATGTGACTGAATTGGCTTGAGATCATGATCATTCGATTTAGACCCACCTAAGCTTGCTGAAGGgataatgaaagaaaaaactgAAGACAATGATTTTGAGCCTTTGGAATACCATCTGGCCTAcacattcaaaattttcacgtCACGAAATCACTTTCACTAAAATTTCACACGTAAATTAGAAACTTAAAAGGCAATGAAGTTACTGACTCGTCCCAATACATACTTAGGTATAGGTGAAAcatataatagaaaaaatgaaacttgaaataaagataattaatttgatacaAATCCAGAAAAACCACTTCTAAaagttttataattgaaacttcaaatagggaaaaaaaattaggccaaaacagtgtgtgtatatatatatatatacttcaTTAGAAAAGATTACATTATTAAtctgttttcctttcttgcaTAATCTAAGCTACCAAACACAAAGTTACATGAAACgaatcaaatatataaaaaaaatgtaatcaCCCAAATCAGCAAATATTTCAAAgatcataaattataaaaataaaaaaaatccataatTTTCAGCTGCCCAGGTTAAAAAAGATCACAAAACATATGAATATAACATTTAGCTACCATAACTAGATTTCCCATCAATGACCCAGATCTAGCTTCTCTAAAAGTtcccaaaaggaaaaagcttTTCTTAGTGATAAATAcataaataggaaaaaaaaacaaagaaatcaCCTGAGAAAGATCAGATGGAGAAGAAGCAGAAGAATGATTCGGTGAATCTGCAAACAAACGTGAAAGACTTCCCGCTACTTTATCTTTCAATGTGTAcattttcaatatatttttttaataaataatttcaaatgatttactGTTAATCCATAACcctaaacaaataaaataaattgagtgTGAATTTGaagcaaccaaaaaaaaaagggttttctttattttgtttttttgggtCAGAACATatagaagaagagaaagggagagagaTGTCGGTGGGAAAAtggggaagaaaaagagagaaaagggagCGAAGGTGAGGTGTTTGGCTTTTGCTTGTTTTATGGACAAAATGATGTTGTCTTTATAGGTATCTCTCCTTCTTTCCTTCATGTCTTGGATTGGTAGCTCATTGGTTCTCTTAGAATTCTGGACTCTTCCTTCTTCCTCTCTAACTAGAGgatcttctttcttttttttaattctatgCAAAATCATGGATTCAATCACAACCTTTGATTCTTCACAAATGAATGGTCATGATCTCCttgaacatttttttttgtttttttcttcaaattatagatatgattatataaaacgAACTGTGTTCATGTTGACTTGTAGAATTTAAATACTAATCATCGATGCataagataaattttttataaatttttcttaaaaaggGGTATTTAATTATAGAGTCAAAGTTTTGATTctttaagatatatatatatatattaattatattaatctaattataaataatttatctttGAAAAGGAAAGTTTTGAGTTTAAATATAACATTAATTTCTCGTAAGTTTTGTTTTGGGTGATGAATTAGCTTGCAACATGTTGGGTAGGTCAAATGTCAAGCATAGGAGGTTAGGAACTACTAATCAACTCATAATCAAGGTTCTTAACTATTTATAAGTAAACGTGATCCGAAAAGTctcttattattatatttttatacatgacttcaatattttttttatatgtaataAATACGTATATATCATACGATACGAATCAACAAATAGTATCATCAAATAGGGATatcatttgatttaaaattatattaaatttgttttaagatGGAcgtttaatttaaaatcaatcaataataaatgaaaaaatcattgttataagtatatatttaaaatatttttaatttaacaaTGTGTGCTTTTTTCCTCGTAAATAACAATATTACTATATTAATCATATTTAATAGTTACATTGTAACATTAAAAGTATATACTCAAAGTAACAAACATGAAGAGGACATTGACAATAGTAAGACTCTTAACATCTAATAGTCAAGCTTGCTGTTGACAAGATTAGGTGAAGAAGACCTCTTGGCAAACTTTTCTATTGATAATACTTAATCTTGGACATTCATCTTTTAAGATTTTCAACTACATTTCTAGGTATATTTTGTGTTCAAGGAAACCATTTAGCAGCTACCAGCTGCTTGGAGGAAGCAAAAAAGTAGAGATTAGTAGTTGTATTATTTTATGTATTGTTTTAGATACAAAAGGGATTTGTCTGTTGATTCTCTGTCATGTATTCATTCAGAAAATACAGAAATAAAGAAAGCTGGCATGGAGCTATGAAATTGAACACAATCTGCTAGGGGGAAGCAGTTGCAGTTGCAGACTGATTCTCTTTGGGTGATTTGGCAAGAGTTCCAGGCATTTTAGCATGGGTTTTTGTGTACTTAATCCATCAAAAATTGATTGgccccttttttctttttctgtagGGAGAAAGCAAGCCTGAGTGTCCTACATCATTTCTAAGCCCAAGTAGCTACATTGTTTCTTAGTTGAGCCATGGGTTTTGCCTTCAAATGCACCCCACCTTCATTACTCTTGCCAACGTAAAGAGAGAACAAAAGCAAATACTGCTTGAAGAAGATCTGTTTTCTGTCAATGCTATACATTTTCAAGTTTCTTCATCTGCATAATTATGAAAGCTTTCATGCTTTTCTTACCACTTGAGTAAAAGTTTCCATAATTTATACTAACTTCATTGGAAAAAAAGGATTACTACTTGCAGCCTTGAGAGCCTCTTAGGCGCTTCCATCTTTGACCTGGATCCACACGTTGATGTCATGAAGCTAGGCTGAAATAACGCTCCCCCTCTTTGAAAAAAGGATCTTCAGTTTTAAAATGACCACCTTTTGCTACTCTGAAATCCAAAAAAGATGTGAATGCCATTATGATTGATGAATGAGTTTCTCTAAGCTCTGGGAAGAAAACAAGAAGCAGGAGCCAAACATAATCAAAACCAGTGCTGCTGGTTGTCAAAACTGGAATGATGCTGACAGATTTATTATATTCACAAAACTAGGCAACATGATTATGAGCAAAAGAAATACAATAGAACCTTCAAAATAATGAAGACAGTGTTAAAGTGCTTGACTTCCAACCTCAGCGGCTGTTAAATAGTGAAAAGCAGAAGTCAGAAACATATAAACAATTGGCTTGTTTGATTACTAAAATGGATAGGTAAAGTGACAGTCAAATCCCAGTCATGGATAGATGCTAATTTAAATAGAACAAGTTTGCCAAGAAAATTGAAGTCATCAGAATAATCTGATGTTTTTGTCTGATGCCAATCAATCCAACCGCAGACattattatagttttaaaattttgtaccgtttgacaaaaataaaatgactgtgcagaagaagaaagatgtaCTACTACAGTAGTTTATTAAGAAACCAATCTACCATTACTTCAACTTGATCTTCAAGTTAATCAACCAATGCTAAGATGCCAGCTATGAATGACTCAAGGTTTTGTCATGCGGTTTTTCTTATGTTTGTCAATTCTTTAGACAAATGCCAGGCTGccattttattgaaaaaaaaagggagaaaagaacaATTTCAATTAATGCACATTAAGAGCATCACCTTTTTCATGTTCAAATCCAGGCCCTATGCATCCTAAGAAATGAGGTCCCCCCAAAAAACTATTACTAATCTTTTGTCACTAGGCATTGCATTCAAAGCAGGTCTCAAGTAAGATATACTTCAGTCAAACTTCATGGCACTTTCCCCCCCACAAAATCAGATTCCTGTACATACATACCTTCTTACTATCTTTTAAAGAAGGGAATATTGCTTCTACTATTCaagattattttatcttaaatccATTTACTTCTCATCCccttgaaaatattaaaaaacttGTTTAATCAGTTTCAGCATTTCCCTAAATAATATTTCTCTATTATCAATTGTGTTGTGCATTGTACTATCTCTTGTGAAGAGCAAAAGGTaaacctctctctctctctggtCTGTGCACAGCTTCTGAGGTAGGCCACCCAAAAAAGTAAGGGAAAAATCCCAAATAccacaaaaataaaaccagAACCAAAGCTCTTTTCCAAGGGTGAAGCTGCAGAAACCAACTAAACCCAAGGGCATCAGAAAACTCAAACCTTTTAATCTATGTGCAGTTTAGCTAAAACCCACTAAGCTCCTACAGATCCCTACAAAAACTGCAAGGAAACTGCCATGATTTGATCCAACAATACTACCCCAACAAAtgggttttggtttttcttcaaaacccTTCGTTCTTTTCctctcatttcttctcttgttTACCAATCTTGAACTTTCTCCACTAGTTGAATCTGCTTCTGATTACACAACCTTGGTCTATAAAGGTTGTGCAAAGCAGGCTTTCACAGATCCAGCTGGGATGTACTCACAGGCCCTCTCTGCCTTGTTTCAAACCTTGCTTTCACAATCCATGAAGGTAAAGTTTTACAAGACAACAACAGGCACTGGTCAAACTACCATTACCGGTCTTTTTCAATGTAGGGGAGACCTCAGCAACAGTGACTGTTACAACTGTGCCAGCCAGCTCCCAACTTTAGCTAACAAACTTTGTGGCAAGACAATAGCTGCAAGAATCCAACTTTATGGCTGCTACATGCTGTATGAAGTTGCTGGATTTGCTCAAATTTCAGGAATGGAAATGCTGTTCAAGACTTGTGGTGCTACAAATGTTGCTGGTTCTGGATTTGAAGAGAGGAGGGATACAGCCTTTTCAGTTTTGGAAAATGGGGTGGTTAGTAGCCATGGTTATTATACCACTAACTACCAATCTGTTTATGTTTTGGGGCAATGTGAAGGAGATGTTGGAGATTCAGATTGTGGAGAGTGCATAAAGACTGCTGTTCAAAAAGCTCAGGTTGAATGTGGGAGCGCCATCTCTGGTCAAATCTATCTGCATAAGTGCTTTATAAGTTACAGTTATTATCCTAATGGGGTTCCCAGAAGatcttcatcatcttcataTTCACAcccttcttcatcttcatcaggTAAATAGAAATTGGTTCCCTTTCTTTCTCGTGGTAATCgattttgagtttttgttACGCTGATTGCTTGCCCTTTTAGTTGTGGAAGAGTTCTGTCCTAATATAGACTAATGACTTCAAAATATCTTCCTTCAGGATTAATGACTTCTAAATGGTTTATTAGAAAAAAAGTGgatgtaaattaattgatgGGAGATCTTTTTGATTGATGTAGGGACAGGGCAAAATCCAGGAAAGACAGTGGCTATAATCTTAGGGGGGGCAGCAGGAGTGGGATTCCTTGTCATTTTGTTGATGTTTGCCAGGGGTgtgatgaagaaacgtgatgGTATGCATTTCTGAGATTCAAAAAATTGATCTGTATTCTATATACCTGCTTGTTGTTGTTGTATAGAAGTTGGAAGTATCATTTTTTCCTTTGGGTTTTTGTGATTAGCTGAtatgcatttatttttctttcttttcagaTTCCTGAAGGTCAGAGTTCATTTAAAGGTGGATTCTTTCTAGTagaaaatttctttccttattttgaaatttgatatgGGTTTTCTGGTGAATataattggtgaagaaagagaGTCAGATAAAAGTAAGTGGAAGTGGGATTTTGCTGTTACTGTTAGGTAAGAATTTGAGGGTCAGAGAAAGCATTAGCCATTAGGGGGGGAGGGCATGCAGTgtaaacatgaattttttcaCAAAGGTGAAAAAGAGGATATTGTAAGGAACTATAAAAGAATTAATGTTTTGTCATCTTGAATGGATGAAAGAGGAGATTTTGAGCATTTGGCTTTGGCAATTTGGccctcttttgttttttccctGGCCATGTGGGtgttttgtcttttttctCCCTTCTCCAGACTAATGCttctccattttcttcatatctTTATATGCTTTTCATAAAGTAGTTCCCTGCCTCACAcaca is drawn from Theobroma cacao cultivar B97-61/B2 chromosome 4, Criollo_cocoa_genome_V2, whole genome shotgun sequence and contains these coding sequences:
- the LOC18603300 gene encoding oxidation resistance protein 1 isoform X1 yields the protein MYTLKDKVAGSLSRLFADSPNHSSASSPSDLSQARWYSKGSKSLSSVFSFIIPSASLGGSKSNDHDLKPIQSHPVRWKNKTFEVQDDPLDRCEEYTDIYTSEDIKKVCQDKKSNWTDNDIKQTVSPRGEEKDRASERSSSDSDEFQEAREQQSPVKSSPNLADESVFVNCDLYEFLVSSLPNIVKGCQWVLLYSTLKDGISLRTLIRKSAELPGPCLLITGDRQGAVFGAMLECPLKPTPKRKYQGTNQTFVFTTIYGEPRLFRPTGANRYYYMCLNDLLALGGGGNFALCLDGDLLNGTSGPCETFGNLCLAHNEDFELKNVELWGFTHASQYF
- the LOC18603300 gene encoding oxidation resistance protein 1 isoform X2 is translated as MYTLKDKVAGSLSRLFADSPNHSSASSPSDLSQARWYSKGSKSLSSVFSFIIPSASLGGSKSNDHDLKPIQSHPVRWKNKTFEVQDDPLDRCEEYTDIYTSEDIKKVCQDKKSNWTDNDIKQTVSPRGEEKDRASERSSSDSDEFQEAREQQSPVKSSPNLADESVFVNCDLYEFLVSSLPNIVKGCQWVLLYSTLKDGISLRTLIRKSAELPGPCLLITGDRQGAVFGAMLECPLKPTPKRKYQGTNQTFVFTTIYGEPRLFRPTGANRYYYMCLNDLLALGGGGNFALCLDGDLLNGTSGPCETFGNLCLAHNEDFELKNVEDAD
- the LOC18603301 gene encoding cysteine-rich repeat secretory protein 3: MGFGFSSKPFVLFLSFLLLFTNLELSPLVESASDYTTLVYKGCAKQAFTDPAGMYSQALSALFQTLLSQSMKVKFYKTTTGTGQTTITGLFQCRGDLSNSDCYNCASQLPTLANKLCGKTIAARIQLYGCYMLYEVAGFAQISGMEMLFKTCGATNVAGSGFEERRDTAFSVLENGVVSSHGYYTTNYQSVYVLGQCEGDVGDSDCGECIKTAVQKAQVECGSAISGQIYLHKCFISYSYYPNGVPRRSSSSSYSHPSSSSSGTGQNPGKTVAIILGGAAGVGFLVILLMFARGVMKKRDDS